The following proteins are co-located in the Chaetodon trifascialis isolate fChaTrf1 chromosome 14, fChaTrf1.hap1, whole genome shotgun sequence genome:
- the prox2 gene encoding prospero homeobox protein 2: MNLSHPDQNMHSSSEGCLDDDKPDVMLPCFRRNMYDESLASYSNGSIISQLLRKTIHNKRALDESHFYLSGSAAADSGQEDQSSISSKDSTVEAASPSAHISTVASPEGEHPMTDHLQAKRARVENIIRVMAGSPNSRQHGDSERSDADARDTREAREAYRENKRKQRLPQHQEHSVGGPANRRPGSSSSDTYNTKDEECHKLKEQLHSMQRLLRQLQEKFLQVYNQEDPEHNNRDETEAAVEHDTVGESIASHYISTEDDFDRKNSRVTADCKDRMKVVGYLVHQRESQNLQDTLKQELSRAVNDCVDRVFKKVSSTGLDLSPQQRVCSSPEMQISMGMDRKSQQAGSTQEQPQAEEAAVKPRSLEYYESSEAQSPQDQTEALSLVVRKPAVTPLSAVTPTVKRPYPLHQTPFQFNYSTPLHDSQILEHLLKYGPHSNFGGLPCMPPSMDRTSPDSVDLPWDTIAMRSKVTSSHLGHHPRPSALGAVTVENLCLPHVKIECGELQSMAERNPYMSLNIQEGLTPSHLKKAKLMFFYTRYPSSNVLKTFFPDVKFNRCITSQLIKWFSNFREFYYIQMEKFARQSIVDGISDVKDITVSRDSELFRALNMHYNKANDFHVPDRFLEVAEITLHEFYNAISATKDSDPSWKKAIYKVICKLDSDVPEEFKTSSYL; the protein is encoded by the exons ATGAACCTCAGTCATCCCGACCAGAACATGCACAGCTCAAGTGAAGGCTGCCTAGACGATGACAAGCCGGACGTCATGTTGCCTTGCTTCCGCAGAAACATGTATGATGAGTCTCTGGCCTCATACTCCAACGGATCCATCATCTCTCAACTCCTCCGCAAGACAATCCACAACAAGAGGGCACTAGATGAAAGCCATTTCTACCTTTCCGGCTCCGCTGCTGCTGACTCCGGCCAGGAAGACCAGAGCAGCATCTCCTCAAAGGACAGCACGGTGGAAGCTGCCTCTCCCAGCGCTCACATTTCTACAGTAGCCAGCCCAGAAGGGGAGCATCCCATGACTGACCACCTGCAGGCCAAGAGGGCCAGGGTGGAGAACATTATCAGGGTCATGGCAGGCTCTCCCAACAGCAGGCAGCACGGAGACAGTGAGAGGTCTGACGCGGATGCCAGAGACACCAGAGAGGCCAGAGAAGCATACAGGGAGAACAAACGTAAACAGAGGTTGCCTCAGCATCAGGAACACAGTGTTGGAGGACCGGCAAACAGAAGACCAGGTAGCAGCAGTAGTGATACCTACAACACCAAGGATGAGGAGTGTCACAAGCTGAaagagcagctccacagcatgCAAAGGCTCCTGCGTCAGCTCCAGGAAAAGTTCCTTCAGGTTTACAACCAGGAAGACCCTGAACACAACAACAGAGACGAGACGGAGGCCGCTGTTGAGCATGACACTGTGGGAGAAAGCATAGCATCACACTACATAAGCACTGAAGATGATTTTGACAGGAAGAACAGCAGAGTGACTGCAGACTGTAAGGACCGAATGAAAGTAGTTGGTTATCTGGTACACCAAAGAGAAAGTCAGAACCTGCAAGACACCCTGAAGCAGGAGCTCTCCAGGGCTGTGAATGACTGTGTGGACAGGGTGTTTAAGAAGGTGTCCTCCACAGGGCTGGACCTGTCCCCTCAGCAGCGCGTGTGCTCATCTCCAGAGATGCAGATCAGCATGGGTATGGACAGGAAGAGCCAGCAGGCCGGCTCCACCCAGGAACAGCCCCAGGCGGAGGAGGCAGCAGTCAAACCCCGCTCTTTGGAGTATTACGAAAGCTCCGAGGCTCAAAGCCCACAGGACCAGACAGAGGCGCTGTCGCTGGTGGTCCGCAAGCCTGCAGTGACCCCTCTGAGTGCAGTCACCCCGACAGTGAAGAGACCCTATCCTCTGCACCAGACACCATTTCAGTTCAATTACAGCACCCCTCTGCATGACAGCCAGATCCTAGAGCACCTACTTAAGTACGGGCCCCATTCCAACTTTGGTGGTCTCCCTTGCATGCCCCCATCAATGGACCGGACATCCCCAGACTCAGTGGACCTGCCCTGGGACACCATCGCCATGAGGTCCAAGGTGACATCCAGCCACCTCGGCCACCACCCTCGTCCCTCCGCCCTGGGGGCAGTGACAGTCGAGAATCTGTGTCTCCCTCACGTCAAGATTGAGTGCGGTGAACTGCAGAGCATGGCTGAACGAAACCCCTACATGTCACTCAAC ATCCAGGAGGGTCTCACCCCGAGCCATCTGAAGAAGGCAAAGCTGATGTTCTTCTACACCCGCTACCCCAGCTCCAATGTGCTGAAAACCTTCTTCCCTGATGTCAAG TTCAACCGCTGCATCACCTCTCAGCTGATCAAGTGGTTCAGCAACTTTAGGGAGTTCTACTACATCCAGATGGAGAAGTTTGCCCGCCAGTCCATCGTTGACGGCATCAGCGATGTCAAAGACATTACAGTTAGCAGGGACTCAGAGCTATTCCGGGCGCTGAACATGCACTACAACAAAGCCAATGACTTCCAC GTCCCGGACAGATTCCTGGAGGTTGCTGAGATCACCTTGCATGAGTTTTACAATGCCATTTCTGCAACCAAAGATTCAGACCCCTCTTGGAAGAAGGCCATATACAAGGTGATCTGTAAACTGGACAGCGACGTCCCTGAGGAGTTCAAGACATCTTCCTATTTATAG